GAGCTTCGCGAATCTCAAGCAATGCTTGGAGATCCGAGGCTTGGACCGCCTCCAGCTCCACATCCGCGTGTCCCCACGCGTGTCACATGTCACACACGTGTCACACGTGTCCCCAAGCGTGTCACACGTGTCCCCAAGCGTGTCACATGCGTGTCACCCACCCCATAGAGCCTGTAGGTGCTCTTGGACCTCATGAACTGAGCGTAACACTTGGAGATCCAAGGCTTGGGCCACCTCCAGCTCCACATCCGCACGTCCCCACGCGTGTCACATGTCACACACGTGTCCCACGTGTCCCCCGCGTGTCCCCCCCATGTCCCCGCGTCCCCCACGCACCAGGTGCAGCCGGTAGGTGCGCTCGTACTTCATGTACTTGAGGCAGTACTCGCAGATCCACAGCTTGGGCTGCTTGCCGTAGTCCTCGGGGAAGGGCGAGAAGTACCAGGCGTCGATCTCGAAGTGCCCGATGTGGATCTTGTCCACGTACTTCACCTTCGTGATCTGAAATTTGGGGCGAAAAAGCCCGGTTTTGGGTCGCTCCCCGTCTCTTCGGACTCTCAGCGGGGTTTGGGGCGCGTTGCCCCCGCCGGA
This DNA window, taken from Oxyura jamaicensis isolate SHBP4307 breed ruddy duck chromosome 15 unlocalized genomic scaffold, BPBGC_Ojam_1.0 oxy15_random_OJ70825, whole genome shotgun sequence, encodes the following:
- the LOC118157959 gene encoding histone acetyltransferase KAT8-like, with translation MDPTTAALEKEHEAITKVKYVDKIHIGHFEIDAWYFSPFPEDYGKQPKLWICEYCLKYMKYERTYRLHLVRGGRGDMGGTRGGHVGHVCDM